A single window of Pseudarthrobacter defluvii DNA harbors:
- a CDS encoding MFS transporter yields MSSTDTTKVPGSHQPVNSRGRVIVASLIGTTVEFYDFYVYATAAVLVFPKLFFPNANETTQLLSSFAVFGVAFIARPLGSIIFGHFGDKFGRKGTLVASLLTMGIATFLIGCLPTALVPGWEFLAPAMLVVLRFAQGLALGGEWSGAALLATENAPANKRAIYGTFPQLGAPIGFIIANVIFLVASYTLTPEAFAAWGWRVPFLLSAVMVILGLYVRLKLIETPAFTKVVESNEVAKLPLGRVFKSSWRQLILGTFIMLATYVLFYLMTTFTLTYGTKPTLAGAQAAAEKAGKPMSEAAAAAFVPGLGYSRNDFLWMLIAGVVFFGIFTLVSGPLAEKYGRRKMLMAVTAGIFVFGLLFVPLFSGGFVGTMGLLILGFSLMGLTFGPMGALLPELFPTNVRYTGSAISYNFSSILGAAVAPFIAVALWEAAKGSPVLVGVYLTSMAVLTLIALFLTRETRDVDYENNVA; encoded by the coding sequence ATGTCATCCACCGATACCACCAAGGTGCCTGGTTCGCACCAGCCGGTGAACTCCCGCGGCCGCGTCATCGTGGCAAGCCTGATCGGCACCACCGTGGAGTTCTACGACTTTTACGTCTATGCCACGGCCGCCGTGCTCGTGTTCCCGAAGCTCTTCTTCCCGAACGCGAATGAAACCACCCAGCTGCTGAGCTCCTTCGCCGTCTTCGGCGTGGCCTTCATTGCCCGCCCCCTCGGCTCGATTATCTTCGGGCACTTCGGCGACAAGTTCGGCCGCAAGGGAACCCTTGTTGCGTCGCTGCTGACCATGGGCATTGCCACCTTCCTCATCGGCTGCCTCCCCACCGCGCTGGTTCCGGGCTGGGAGTTCCTGGCGCCCGCCATGCTGGTGGTCCTGCGCTTCGCCCAGGGCCTGGCCCTCGGCGGCGAGTGGAGCGGAGCGGCGCTGCTGGCCACCGAGAATGCCCCGGCCAACAAGCGCGCCATCTACGGCACCTTCCCGCAGCTCGGTGCCCCGATCGGCTTCATCATCGCCAACGTCATCTTCCTGGTGGCCAGCTACACGCTGACGCCTGAGGCCTTCGCCGCCTGGGGATGGCGCGTGCCGTTCCTGCTCAGCGCCGTCATGGTGATCCTGGGCCTCTACGTCCGGCTCAAGCTGATCGAAACTCCCGCCTTCACTAAGGTGGTGGAATCCAACGAGGTGGCCAAGCTGCCGCTGGGCCGCGTCTTCAAGTCCAGCTGGCGCCAGCTGATCCTGGGCACCTTCATCATGCTGGCCACCTACGTGCTGTTCTACCTAATGACCACGTTCACGCTGACCTACGGCACCAAGCCCACCCTGGCCGGTGCGCAGGCCGCCGCGGAAAAGGCCGGCAAGCCCATGTCCGAGGCCGCAGCCGCCGCGTTCGTTCCCGGCCTGGGCTACTCCCGCAACGACTTCCTCTGGATGCTGATTGCCGGCGTCGTGTTCTTCGGCATCTTTACCCTGGTCTCCGGACCGCTGGCCGAAAAGTACGGCCGCCGCAAGATGCTCATGGCCGTCACTGCCGGAATCTTCGTCTTCGGCCTGCTGTTCGTGCCGCTGTTCAGCGGCGGCTTCGTGGGCACCATGGGCCTGCTGATCCTCGGGTTCTCGCTCATGGGCCTGACCTTTGGCCCCATGGGTGCGCTGCTGCCGGAACTGTTCCCCACGAACGTCCGCTACACCGGGTCGGCCATCAGCTACAACTTCTCCAGCATCCTGGGTGCGGCGGTGGCCCCGTTCATCGCCGTGGCGCTCTGGGAAGCGGCCAAGGGCAGCCCGGTCCTGGTGGGTGTGTACCTGACGTCCATGGCCGTCCTCACCCTGATCGCACTGTTCCTGACCCGCGAAACCCGGGACGTGGACTACGAGAACAACGTGGCCTGA
- a CDS encoding glutamine amidotransferase: MLPFLLLASRAEDAAAEDEYAAYLRYGGLEEPELLRVRLEAAPLPPLDLSKYSGVIVGGSPFTSSDPPEHKSAVQHRVEQELAGLLDQLVALDFPFLGACYGVGTLGSHQGAVIDRTYGEPLGAVEVELTEAGLKDPILQGMPRTFTALTGHKEAVSALPAHAVLLARAATCPVHMFRIRTNLYATQFHPELDAEGLATRIDIYRHAGYFPPESAEDLMAAARQVTVTEPMSVLKNFVARYAR, from the coding sequence ATGCTGCCTTTCCTGCTCCTGGCATCCCGCGCGGAAGATGCCGCCGCGGAGGACGAGTACGCCGCCTACCTGAGGTACGGCGGGCTTGAGGAACCGGAGCTGCTCCGGGTCCGGCTCGAAGCCGCTCCCCTGCCGCCGCTGGACCTTTCGAAGTACTCCGGCGTCATCGTGGGCGGCAGCCCGTTTACCTCCAGCGACCCGCCGGAGCACAAGAGCGCCGTCCAGCACCGGGTGGAACAGGAGTTGGCAGGACTCCTGGACCAGCTGGTGGCCCTCGATTTCCCGTTCCTGGGTGCCTGCTACGGGGTGGGCACCCTTGGGAGCCACCAGGGTGCCGTGATCGACCGGACCTATGGCGAGCCGCTGGGCGCCGTTGAGGTGGAACTGACCGAAGCAGGGCTGAAGGACCCCATCCTGCAGGGAATGCCCCGGACCTTCACGGCGCTGACCGGACACAAGGAAGCCGTCAGCGCGCTGCCCGCGCATGCCGTGTTGCTGGCGCGGGCGGCCACCTGCCCGGTCCACATGTTCCGTATCCGGACCAACCTCTACGCCACCCAGTTCCACCCGGAACTGGATGCGGAGGGGCTGGCCACCCGGATCGACATCTACCGGCACGCCGGCTACTTCCCGCCCGAATCCGCAGAGGATCTCATGGCGGCGGCGCGGCAGGTCACCGTCACCGAGCCCATGTCCGTGCTGAAGAACTTCGTGGCCCGCTACGCCCGCTGA
- a CDS encoding FAD-dependent oxidoreductase: MSEHIVIVGFGPVAARLVDELLPAVRGGHIRLTVLGAEAEAAYNRVLVADLGVGRTTADALALADAAELAAQGVDVRLGVRVKRVDRARQQVLLAEGPPLPYDRLVFATGSRPVIPNLTGINPDPSSPVLPAGVTALRDLRDANVLRNAVDGGKRVVVLGGGVLGLETALAAAEEGATVTVVHNGPHPLGRSIDRGGGAVLAAGLRRCGVRVAGNARSTGVEHNAPDGGFSALLLDDGSAIDGDLLVISCGVRPRAELADGCGLSTGTGILVDHRLRAHHEPHIFAVGDCAEVRCPDPDCAACRNTSGPSGLVGPGWRQAEWLAGYLTLLASGLVEDAELLPALPPEQPGVVVLKARGMNMAVAGNNAADPWDEEALTAGAANGRPRLQIAQWADPEHGRYVKMTTRGGVLEGLVAVGMPRTAAELVGLFERGAELPADRSLLLRLDGPDQLPGAGAADPAGTVCRCAGVSGSAITAAVTDGCSTVADVSKATRAGTGCGGCHEDIKGLIEKHFQAVTA; this comes from the coding sequence ATGAGCGAGCACATTGTCATCGTGGGATTCGGCCCCGTGGCCGCCAGGCTGGTGGACGAACTCCTGCCCGCCGTGCGCGGAGGCCACATCCGGCTTACCGTGCTGGGCGCGGAGGCCGAGGCTGCCTACAACCGCGTGCTCGTGGCCGACCTTGGCGTCGGCCGGACCACCGCCGACGCCCTGGCACTTGCCGATGCCGCCGAACTGGCGGCCCAGGGCGTGGACGTCCGGCTGGGCGTGCGGGTGAAGCGCGTGGACAGGGCCCGGCAGCAGGTCCTGCTGGCCGAAGGACCTCCCCTGCCCTACGACCGGCTGGTTTTCGCCACCGGATCCCGACCGGTGATTCCCAACCTCACCGGCATCAACCCGGACCCGTCCTCCCCTGTGCTTCCCGCCGGAGTCACGGCACTGCGGGACCTTCGCGATGCCAATGTCCTGCGCAACGCGGTGGACGGCGGCAAGCGGGTGGTGGTGCTGGGCGGCGGCGTCCTGGGCCTGGAGACAGCCTTGGCCGCGGCGGAGGAAGGCGCCACCGTCACCGTGGTCCACAACGGACCTCATCCGCTGGGGCGCAGCATCGACCGCGGCGGCGGGGCCGTCCTGGCCGCCGGCCTGCGCCGCTGCGGAGTCCGGGTTGCGGGCAACGCACGCTCAACAGGGGTTGAGCACAACGCGCCCGACGGCGGGTTCTCGGCTTTGCTGCTTGATGACGGGTCCGCGATTGACGGCGACCTCCTGGTCATCTCATGCGGGGTCCGTCCCCGGGCGGAGTTGGCCGACGGCTGCGGGCTCTCCACCGGCACCGGAATCCTGGTGGACCACCGGCTGCGCGCACATCACGAACCGCACATCTTCGCCGTCGGCGACTGCGCCGAGGTCCGCTGCCCGGACCCTGACTGTGCCGCGTGCCGGAACACCAGCGGACCCTCTGGGCTGGTGGGCCCAGGCTGGCGGCAGGCCGAGTGGCTGGCGGGCTACCTCACCCTGCTTGCCTCCGGCCTGGTGGAGGACGCTGAGCTGCTGCCCGCCCTGCCGCCGGAACAACCCGGCGTCGTAGTCCTGAAAGCCCGGGGCATGAACATGGCGGTGGCCGGGAATAACGCCGCCGATCCCTGGGACGAGGAAGCACTGACGGCGGGAGCCGCCAACGGCAGACCGCGACTGCAGATCGCACAATGGGCCGATCCGGAGCATGGCCGGTACGTCAAGATGACCACGCGCGGGGGCGTGCTGGAAGGCCTGGTGGCGGTTGGGATGCCCCGCACTGCCGCCGAACTGGTGGGGCTCTTCGAACGCGGGGCCGAACTCCCTGCCGACCGTTCACTGCTCCTGCGCCTGGACGGACCGGACCAGCTGCCCGGGGCCGGCGCGGCGGATCCGGCCGGCACCGTCTGCCGGTGCGCCGGGGTCAGCGGATCCGCCATCACCGCAGCCGTAACCGACGGCTGCTCCACCGTGGCGGACGTTTCCAAAGCCACCCGCGCCGGTACCGGCTGCGGCGGCTGCCATGAGGACATCAAGGGGCTCATTGAAAAGCACTTCCAGGCGGTTACGGCCTGA
- a CDS encoding YybH family protein, with product MLAPSFQEEVDRYHLAVPEITRGNPAPVKELYSRLDDVTLANPFGGIARGWPQVEARLDQAARQFRDGEMLGFDTVTSYTARDTAYLLETEHFRARLDGAAATEEFALRVTSIFRREEGYWKLVHRHADPAARPQSRRSLTQPPA from the coding sequence ATGCTCGCACCAAGTTTCCAGGAAGAGGTGGACCGCTACCACCTGGCGGTTCCCGAAATCACCCGGGGCAACCCGGCACCGGTCAAGGAACTGTATTCCCGGCTGGATGACGTCACGCTGGCCAACCCATTCGGCGGGATCGCCCGGGGCTGGCCCCAGGTGGAGGCCCGGCTGGACCAGGCAGCGCGGCAGTTCCGCGACGGCGAGATGCTGGGCTTCGACACCGTCACCTCCTACACGGCCCGGGACACCGCCTACCTGTTGGAGACCGAGCACTTCCGGGCCCGCCTTGACGGGGCGGCCGCCACGGAGGAGTTCGCCCTCCGCGTGACCAGCATCTTCCGCCGCGAGGAGGGCTACTGGAAACTGGTGCACCGCCATGCGGACCCGGCAGCCCGGCCGCAGTCCCGCCGGTCACTGACGCAGCCCCCGGCCTGA
- a CDS encoding molybdopterin oxidoreductase family protein gives MTQSAETHCPYCALQCAMTLTSPARLVPTAQPGPGSARGPAEAAGSVPALPEPSPVPSPALDVTGRDFPTNRGGLCRKGWTSPKLLNHPGRITEPLLKGADGLHRPIAWDQALDLAAQAVKDARSRYGADAVGVFGGGGLTNEKAYMLGKFARLALRTSRIDYNGRFCMSSAAAAGMRAFGVDRGLPFPLEALDTASTILMLGSNVAETMPPFVQHLKGARDAGGLIVVDPRRSATAAFTADGGGLHLQPLPGTDLTLLLGLSHVVIHENLVDTAYLQERSTGYRAVVRSVNAFWPERVQSLTGVPAEFIRQTARMLAAGARAGGSYILTGRGVEQHVDGTDTATAAINLSLLLGLPGSARSGYGTLTGQGNGQGGREHGQKADQLPGYRKITDPAARAHVAAVWGVPENLIPGPGLPAVQLLQSLGKPDGVRCLFVHASNIAVAAPDANAVIEGLRSLDFLVVCDFFLSETAAEADLILPVLQWAEEEGTLTNLEGRVLRRRRAISPPAGARSELWIMARLAERLDAPSTYSEDPETVFEELRLASAGGLADYSGIDYAMLDRGEAAYWPYPAGSTGTPRLFRDRFAHPDGKAVMVPVTPRRRRTPVADPAGHATDPAAKAMTLITGRLLEHYQSGAQTRRVAELLEAQPGATVQIHPSAADAMGITAESLVSVANGRGEVVCPAELSTAIRPETVFLPFHFPGAESANRLTEAATDPVSGMPEFKFNTVWVRPVSAPGSARMLQTTEAS, from the coding sequence ATGACCCAAAGCGCCGAAACGCACTGCCCCTACTGTGCCCTGCAGTGCGCCATGACGCTCACGTCCCCGGCGCGACTGGTCCCGACTGCCCAGCCGGGGCCAGGCAGCGCCCGTGGCCCAGCGGAAGCAGCCGGTTCCGTGCCTGCACTACCTGAACCTTCCCCTGTGCCCTCCCCTGCACTGGACGTCACGGGCCGGGACTTCCCCACCAACCGGGGCGGGCTGTGCCGCAAGGGCTGGACCTCACCAAAGCTCCTGAACCACCCCGGCAGGATCACCGAGCCCCTGCTGAAGGGGGCCGACGGCCTACATCGGCCCATCGCCTGGGACCAGGCCCTGGACCTGGCTGCCCAGGCAGTGAAGGACGCCCGCAGCCGCTACGGCGCGGACGCCGTCGGGGTCTTCGGCGGGGGCGGCCTCACCAACGAAAAGGCCTACATGCTGGGCAAGTTCGCCAGGCTGGCCCTGCGCACTTCGCGGATCGACTACAACGGCCGCTTCTGCATGTCCTCTGCAGCTGCCGCGGGAATGCGGGCCTTCGGCGTGGACCGGGGCCTTCCCTTCCCGCTGGAGGCGCTGGACACCGCCAGCACCATCCTGATGCTGGGCTCCAATGTTGCCGAGACCATGCCGCCCTTCGTGCAGCACCTGAAAGGCGCCCGCGACGCCGGCGGCCTGATCGTGGTGGATCCGCGCCGTTCCGCCACCGCCGCGTTCACGGCCGACGGCGGCGGCCTCCACCTCCAGCCCCTGCCGGGCACCGACCTCACCCTGCTGCTGGGCCTGTCCCACGTGGTCATCCACGAAAACCTGGTGGACACCGCCTACCTCCAGGAGCGCAGCACGGGCTACCGCGCGGTGGTCCGCAGCGTCAACGCCTTCTGGCCCGAACGCGTCCAGTCGTTGACCGGCGTCCCCGCGGAGTTCATCCGGCAAACCGCCCGGATGCTTGCCGCCGGCGCCCGGGCGGGCGGCAGCTACATCCTCACCGGGCGCGGCGTGGAGCAGCACGTGGACGGCACGGACACCGCAACTGCCGCCATCAACCTCAGCCTCCTGCTGGGCCTGCCCGGCTCGGCCCGCAGCGGCTACGGCACCCTCACGGGCCAGGGCAACGGCCAGGGCGGCCGTGAGCACGGCCAGAAGGCGGACCAGCTGCCGGGCTACCGAAAAATCACCGACCCCGCCGCCCGCGCACACGTCGCGGCTGTCTGGGGGGTCCCCGAGAATCTGATCCCCGGCCCCGGCCTGCCCGCCGTGCAGCTGCTTCAGTCACTGGGAAAGCCCGACGGCGTCCGGTGCCTTTTTGTCCATGCCTCCAACATTGCGGTGGCAGCCCCTGACGCCAACGCCGTAATCGAGGGGCTGCGGAGCCTGGACTTCCTGGTGGTCTGCGACTTCTTCCTGTCCGAAACCGCTGCGGAGGCGGACCTGATCCTTCCCGTGCTCCAGTGGGCCGAGGAGGAAGGCACCCTGACCAACCTCGAAGGCCGCGTCCTGCGCCGCCGCCGCGCCATCTCCCCACCTGCCGGCGCCCGCAGCGAGCTCTGGATCATGGCCCGCCTGGCGGAGCGGCTGGATGCCCCCTCCACCTACAGCGAGGATCCGGAAACGGTCTTCGAGGAACTCCGCCTGGCTTCCGCGGGTGGCCTGGCCGACTACTCCGGCATCGACTACGCGATGCTGGACCGCGGCGAGGCCGCCTACTGGCCCTATCCGGCGGGCAGCACCGGCACGCCCCGGCTGTTCCGGGACCGCTTTGCGCACCCCGACGGCAAGGCAGTCATGGTCCCGGTGACGCCGCGCCGCCGTCGTACTCCCGTCGCGGACCCCGCCGGGCACGCGACAGACCCTGCCGCCAAAGCCATGACCCTCATCACCGGCCGGCTCCTGGAGCACTACCAGTCCGGCGCCCAGACGCGGCGGGTGGCCGAGCTTCTCGAAGCCCAGCCCGGGGCAACGGTGCAGATCCACCCCTCGGCGGCGGATGCCATGGGCATCACCGCGGAATCACTGGTCTCCGTGGCCAACGGGCGCGGCGAGGTGGTGTGCCCGGCGGAACTCAGCACGGCCATCCGCCCCGAGACGGTCTTCCTGCCCTTCCACTTCCCCGGGGCCGAAAGCGCCAACCGGCTGACCGAAGCCGCCACCGATCCGGTATCCGGGATGCCCGAGTTCAAGTTCAACACCGTATGGGTCCGGCCAGTCTCCGCACCCGGTTCCGCCCGCATGCTGCAAACGACGGAGGCTTCATGA
- a CDS encoding MFS transporter, which produces MTVDRTVETGVQPGPARTTDAPVLEFRPGRWIANWDAENKEQWETAGRAIARRNLNWSIFAEFLGFVVWQLWSIVVVQLPAAGFTFSTSEIFWLISMPSLVGATLRIPYTFMVPRFGGRNWTIVSALLLLIPSTGLALCVSNPETPFGVMLLVAALAGFGGGNFASSMANITFFYPAREKGWALGLNAAGGNLGAAVAQLAVPIVITLLAAGTVNLPMAGWMWVPFILLAAFGAFKYMNNLTSAKGDVAGSVAALKEPHLWVMALLYIGTFGSFIGFAGVFPKLIKDYFPEFSSIGVGSVALSLAFLGPLVGSLARPYGGRMADRMGGARMTVSAFAAMAVITLTMVWTLPLKNFLLFLVLFLMLFTASGFGNGATYRMIPVIFATSSRAARKGASSVATQRLASSALGLISAIGAYGGFVIPQVLNASSTASGSYTPAFYGFVGAYVLMLLVCWTCYIRNAGRNAMGHV; this is translated from the coding sequence GTGACTGTTGACCGCACTGTCGAGACCGGCGTACAGCCCGGTCCTGCCCGCACTACTGACGCCCCTGTCCTTGAATTCCGCCCCGGCCGCTGGATCGCCAACTGGGACGCGGAAAACAAGGAACAGTGGGAAACCGCCGGCCGGGCCATCGCGCGCCGCAACCTGAACTGGTCCATCTTCGCCGAGTTCCTGGGCTTCGTGGTGTGGCAGCTCTGGTCCATCGTGGTGGTCCAGCTTCCCGCCGCCGGCTTCACCTTCTCCACCTCGGAAATCTTCTGGCTCATCTCCATGCCAAGCCTGGTGGGCGCCACCCTCCGGATTCCCTACACCTTCATGGTCCCCCGCTTCGGTGGCCGGAACTGGACCATCGTGTCCGCCCTGCTGCTCCTGATCCCGTCCACGGGGCTGGCCCTGTGTGTCTCCAACCCGGAAACACCGTTCGGCGTCATGCTCCTGGTGGCGGCCCTGGCAGGCTTCGGCGGCGGCAACTTCGCCAGTTCGATGGCGAACATCACCTTCTTCTACCCGGCCCGGGAAAAGGGCTGGGCGCTGGGACTGAACGCCGCCGGCGGAAACCTGGGCGCCGCCGTCGCCCAGCTTGCCGTTCCCATCGTCATCACCCTGCTGGCTGCCGGCACCGTCAACCTTCCCATGGCGGGCTGGATGTGGGTTCCCTTCATCCTGCTGGCCGCGTTTGGGGCTTTCAAATACATGAACAACCTCACCAGCGCCAAGGGTGATGTGGCCGGCTCGGTCGCAGCGCTCAAGGAGCCGCACCTGTGGGTCATGGCGCTGCTGTACATCGGTACCTTCGGCTCCTTCATCGGCTTCGCCGGCGTGTTCCCCAAGCTGATCAAAGATTATTTCCCCGAGTTCTCCTCCATAGGGGTGGGATCCGTTGCGCTGTCCCTGGCGTTCCTCGGCCCCCTGGTGGGATCCCTGGCCCGCCCCTACGGCGGCCGCATGGCGGACCGGATGGGCGGGGCCCGGATGACGGTGTCCGCCTTCGCCGCGATGGCTGTGATCACGCTGACCATGGTGTGGACCCTGCCGCTGAAGAACTTCCTGCTCTTCCTGGTCCTCTTCCTGATGCTTTTCACCGCCAGCGGCTTCGGCAACGGTGCAACGTACCGGATGATTCCCGTCATCTTCGCCACCTCCAGCCGGGCGGCCCGCAAGGGTGCAAGCTCAGTGGCCACCCAGCGCCTGGCGTCCTCGGCCCTCGGGCTGATCTCCGCAATCGGCGCCTACGGCGGCTTCGTGATCCCCCAGGTCCTGAACGCCTCCAGCACCGCGAGCGGTTCCTACACACCCGCCTTCTACGGCTTCGTCGGCGCGTACGTCCTGATGCTGCTGGTCTGCTGGACCTGCTACATCCGCAACGCCGGCCGGAACGCGATGGGACACGTCTAA